GCACTCATCCTCATCCGCCGGGGCGACAAAATCCAATATTGTCAGGGCCCTTTCCGCCCCGGGTGATGAAAAAAATGACCTTATCGCGCTATTTAAAGAATATGATCCCGAAGCGGTGCTGGAAACGGCCTTGGAAATGGAGGACGGCAATAAATTCCGGGAAGAGCTCCTTGCCTGGTTTCAGGAGAACCGTCCTGAGCTGTATTTTTCCACTTTCTGCACCACAAATATATCCCCTGGAGGAATGTGAAATTGACCAACACAAAGAAGACTGTCCGCATTAGCAAGATCAACGAATCCTTTATCGAGGCCTGTGAAAGGGGGCTTCAAGACGCTGCGCTTTACCTTATCGAAATGGGGGCGGATGTGGAGAGCGTTATAGACAAAACAGGACAAACGCCGATTGTTATTGCAAGCAAAACGGGCAATTCCGCCATCGTCCGGCTCCTGATCGACTACGGAGCGGACGTGAATATGCCTGATGGGCTCGGACACACCCCTCTTGAATG
The sequence above is a segment of the Syntrophorhabdaceae bacterium genome. Coding sequences within it:
- a CDS encoding ankyrin repeat domain-containing protein codes for the protein MTNTKKTVRISKINESFIEACERGLQDAALYLIEMGADVESVIDKTGQTPIVIASKTGNSAIVRLLIDYGADVNMPDGLGHTPLEWACMEGHAKIARLLLENGADPVEINPDPEAVKPFNEEILALLREYVHQETGLGEADGMGM